A stretch of Macadamia integrifolia cultivar HAES 741 chromosome 7, SCU_Mint_v3, whole genome shotgun sequence DNA encodes these proteins:
- the LOC122083818 gene encoding biosynthetic peptidoglycan transglycosylase-like isoform X1, with protein sequence MALFAANSLRLHIIHYSLPKHPNRETIQIRSSNPTFSFFFSSNSSRGRNWAKGRVYSFYPWNSHQKPLRKRLNLEAVFLCVFFAILLYIRLLFTLLPLDFPQRWRWLMVFAEEADDRARSYPSHLWQAVVASEDRRFFRHCGIDPVGIARAVFYLSARGGGSTITQQLVKNAFLTTQRTFSRKIIEVVLAVILERMMSKWKILNTYLNNVYWGHGIFGIESASIFYFGKHPSLLSLGESAMLAGIIPSPERRSPLRHPSRGKASQARALRKMVEVGYLDIDTVLLTVNQPLHICVRQEWSKELLHSLSFPDGELGDPQQQCYRSSVVKEIWDWERESSIWEVREAMGRWAVRVHQREYSITTVGKSK encoded by the exons ATGGCCTTATTTGCCGCCAATTCCCTGCGCCTCCACATTATTCACTATAGTTTACCCAAACACCCTAACAGAGAAACCATTCAAATTCGATCATCAAACCCTACATTTTCGTTCTTCTTCTCGTCAAATTCTTCCAGGGGGCGAAACTGGGCAAAGGGAAGAGTTTACTCGTTCTATCCATGGAACTCCCACCAGAAACCGTTAAGAAAACGGTTAAATCTCGAAGCAGTGTTTCTATGCGTGTTCTTTGCTATCCTTCTCTACATTCGTCTACTCTTCACTCTTCTCCCGCTCGATTTTCCTCAGCGATGGCGTTGGCTCATGGTTTTTGCAGAGGAAGCAGATGACAGAGCTAGGAGTTATCCTTCCCATTTGTGGCAGGCCGTTGTGGCTTCTGAAGATCGTCGGTTCTTTCGGCATTGTGGAATTGATCCTGTTGGGATAGCTCGAGCTGTGTTCTATTTGTCTGCTCGGGGAGGTGGAAGTACTATTACTCAGCAG CTTGTTAAGAATGCATTTTTGACCACTCAACGTACATTCTCAAGAAAGATTATTGAGGTGGTGCTTGCAGTGATATTGGAAAGGATGATGTCAAAATGGAAAATACTGAACACCTATTTGAATAAC GTATACTGGGGACATGGTATCTTTGGAATTGAATCAgcatcaattttttatttcggGAAGCACCCATCCCTTCTTAGTTTGGGTGAGTCTGCAATGCTTGCTGGCATTATACCTTCTCCTGAGCGTCGATCGCCACTCAGGCACCCTAGCAG AGGAAAGGCCTCCCAAGCTCGAGCTTTGAGGAAGATGGTGGAAGTGGGATATCTTGATATTGATACTGTACTTTTGACTGTGAATCAACCTCTTCATATATGTGTTAGACAAGAATGGTCAAAGGAACTGCTGCACTCCTTGTCCTTTCCTGATGGG GAACTAGGGGATCCTCAGCAACAATGCTACCGGAGCTCAGTAGTCAAGGAAATATGGGACTGGGAAAGGGAGAGCAGCATATGGGAAGTGAGAGAAGCTATGGGAAGATGGGCAGTGAGGGTACATCAAAGAGAGTATTCTATCACCACCGTTGGCAAATCAAAATGA
- the LOC122083818 gene encoding biosynthetic peptidoglycan transglycosylase-like isoform X3, whose translation MALFAANSLRLHIIHYSLPKHPNRETIQIRSSNPTFSFFFSSNSSRGRNWAKGRVYSFYPWNSHQKPLRKRLNLEAVFLCVFFAILLYIRLLFTLLPLDFPQRWRWLMVFAEEADDRARSYPSHLWQAVVASEDRRFFRHCGIDPVGIARAVFYLSARGGGSTITQQLVKNAFLTTQRTFSRKIIEVVLAVILERMMSKWKILNTYLNNVYWGHGIFGIESASIFYFGKHPSLLSLGTRGSSATMLPELSSQGNMGLGKGEQHMGSERSYGKMGSEGTSKRVFYHHRWQIKMIASFGNGSKQIRARVRNRKCSKALKAELKGIQLLWK comes from the exons ATGGCCTTATTTGCCGCCAATTCCCTGCGCCTCCACATTATTCACTATAGTTTACCCAAACACCCTAACAGAGAAACCATTCAAATTCGATCATCAAACCCTACATTTTCGTTCTTCTTCTCGTCAAATTCTTCCAGGGGGCGAAACTGGGCAAAGGGAAGAGTTTACTCGTTCTATCCATGGAACTCCCACCAGAAACCGTTAAGAAAACGGTTAAATCTCGAAGCAGTGTTTCTATGCGTGTTCTTTGCTATCCTTCTCTACATTCGTCTACTCTTCACTCTTCTCCCGCTCGATTTTCCTCAGCGATGGCGTTGGCTCATGGTTTTTGCAGAGGAAGCAGATGACAGAGCTAGGAGTTATCCTTCCCATTTGTGGCAGGCCGTTGTGGCTTCTGAAGATCGTCGGTTCTTTCGGCATTGTGGAATTGATCCTGTTGGGATAGCTCGAGCTGTGTTCTATTTGTCTGCTCGGGGAGGTGGAAGTACTATTACTCAGCAG CTTGTTAAGAATGCATTTTTGACCACTCAACGTACATTCTCAAGAAAGATTATTGAGGTGGTGCTTGCAGTGATATTGGAAAGGATGATGTCAAAATGGAAAATACTGAACACCTATTTGAATAAC GTATACTGGGGACATGGTATCTTTGGAATTGAATCAgcatcaattttttatttcggGAAGCACCCATCCCTTCTTAGTTTGG GAACTAGGGGATCCTCAGCAACAATGCTACCGGAGCTCAGTAGTCAAGGAAATATGGGACTGGGAAAGGGAGAGCAGCATATGGGAAGTGAGAGAAGCTATGGGAAGATGGGCAGTGAGGGTACATCAAAGAGAGTATTCTATCACCACCGTTGGCAAATCAAAATGATTGCTTCCTTTGGAAATG GTTCAAAGCAAATCCGTGCGAGAGTCAGGAATAGGAAATGCAGCAAAGCCCTCAAAGCAGAATTGAAGGGTATCCAACTGCTTTGGAAATAA
- the LOC122083818 gene encoding biosynthetic peptidoglycan transglycosylase-like isoform X2 has protein sequence MALFAANSLRLHIIHYSLPKHPNRETIQIRSSNPTFSFFFSSNSSRGRNWAKGRVYSFYPWNSHQKPLRKRLNLEAVFLCVFFAILLYIRLLFTLLPLDFPQRWRWLMVFAEEADDRARSYPSHLWQAVVASEDRRFFRHCGIDPVGIARAVFYLSARGGGSTITQQLVKNAFLTTQRTFSRKIIEVVLAVILERMMSKWKILNTYLNNHQFFISGSTHPFLVWVSLQCLLALYLLLSVDRHSGTLAGTRGSSATMLPELSSQGNMGLGKGEQHMGSERSYGKMGSEGTSKRVFYHHRWQIKMIASFGNGSKQIRARVRNRKCSKALKAELKGIQLLWK, from the exons ATGGCCTTATTTGCCGCCAATTCCCTGCGCCTCCACATTATTCACTATAGTTTACCCAAACACCCTAACAGAGAAACCATTCAAATTCGATCATCAAACCCTACATTTTCGTTCTTCTTCTCGTCAAATTCTTCCAGGGGGCGAAACTGGGCAAAGGGAAGAGTTTACTCGTTCTATCCATGGAACTCCCACCAGAAACCGTTAAGAAAACGGTTAAATCTCGAAGCAGTGTTTCTATGCGTGTTCTTTGCTATCCTTCTCTACATTCGTCTACTCTTCACTCTTCTCCCGCTCGATTTTCCTCAGCGATGGCGTTGGCTCATGGTTTTTGCAGAGGAAGCAGATGACAGAGCTAGGAGTTATCCTTCCCATTTGTGGCAGGCCGTTGTGGCTTCTGAAGATCGTCGGTTCTTTCGGCATTGTGGAATTGATCCTGTTGGGATAGCTCGAGCTGTGTTCTATTTGTCTGCTCGGGGAGGTGGAAGTACTATTACTCAGCAG CTTGTTAAGAATGCATTTTTGACCACTCAACGTACATTCTCAAGAAAGATTATTGAGGTGGTGCTTGCAGTGATATTGGAAAGGATGATGTCAAAATGGAAAATACTGAACACCTATTTGAATAAC catcaattttttatttcggGAAGCACCCATCCCTTCTTAGTTTGGGTGAGTCTGCAATGCTTGCTGGCATTATACCTTCTCCTGAGCGTCGATCGCCACTCAGGCACCCTAGCAG GAACTAGGGGATCCTCAGCAACAATGCTACCGGAGCTCAGTAGTCAAGGAAATATGGGACTGGGAAAGGGAGAGCAGCATATGGGAAGTGAGAGAAGCTATGGGAAGATGGGCAGTGAGGGTACATCAAAGAGAGTATTCTATCACCACCGTTGGCAAATCAAAATGATTGCTTCCTTTGGAAATG GTTCAAAGCAAATCCGTGCGAGAGTCAGGAATAGGAAATGCAGCAAAGCCCTCAAAGCAGAATTGAAGGGTATCCAACTGCTTTGGAAATAA
- the LOC122084254 gene encoding probable LRR receptor-like serine/threonine-protein kinase At5g63710 isoform X6 translates to MEQLQYLNLGNNSFTGSIPDSWSQLSNLKHLRIINGNKLSGPIPASITNITGLLELDLSSNGISGKIQPELLKVPNFNFTGTHLNCGSQWQQPCVSKSSVPASTRKSRLGLIAAAFGAILLLSTGAMFAYRYYQIHKPKNDKFVDVAGEDECKLCFGQLRRFSWRELQLATDNFSEGNVIGQGGFGKVYRGVLLDNTKVAVKRLTDYHNPGGEAAFQREVELISVAVHRNLLRLIGFCTTSSERILVYPFMQNLSVAYRLRDLKPSEKGLDWQTRKRVAFGAAHGLEYLHEHCSPKIIHRDLKAANILLDDNFEAVLCDFGLAKLVDPRLTHVTTHVRGTMGHIAPEYLSTGKSSEKTDVFGYGITLLELVTGQRAIDFSRLEEEEDVLLLDHIKKLQREKRLHDIVDSSLKSYEPKEVEIIVQVALLCTQSSPEDRPKMAEVVNMLQGVGLAKRWEEWEQLEVIRNQEYSVIYQFAWPEDSTHDPEAIQLSAAR, encoded by the exons ATGGAACAGCTGCAGTACCTAAATCTTGGCAATAATAGTTTCACTGGGTCAATACCTGATTCTTGGAGTCAACTTTCCAACCTTAAACATCT CAGGATAATAAATGGAAATAAGTTGAGTGGGCCTATTCCTGCCTCAATCACAAATATTACAGGATTATTGGAACT TGATCTTTCATCCAACGGCATTAGTGGGAAAATTCAACCAGAACTGCTTAAAGTTCCAAACTTCAA TTTTACAGGAACTCATCTCAATTGTGGATCTCAGTGGCAGCAGCCTTGTGTTTCAAAATCTTCTGTTCCTG CGTCCACTAGAAAGTCAAGACTTGGACTCATAGCTGCAGCTTTTGGTGCAATTTTGCTCCTATCAACTGGAGCAATGTTTGCATATCGATACTATCAAATTCATAAACCCAAAAATGACAAGTTTGTTGATGTAGCAG GTGAAGATGAGTGCAAACTTTGCTTTGGACAGTTGAGAAGATTTTCATGGCGTGAACTCCAACTTGCAACTGACAATTTCAGTGAAGGCAACGTTATTGGACAGGGGGGCTTTGGAAAAGTTTATAGAGGTGTTCTCTTGGACAACACAAAGGTTGCTGTGAAACGATTAACTGATTATCATAATCCCGGTGGAGAGGCTGCTTTTCAGAGGGAAGTAGAGCTGATAAGTGTAGCAGTCCATCGAAATCTTCTTCGTTTGATTGGATTCTGTACTACTTCATCAGAGAGAATTCTTGTTTATCCATTCATGCAAAATCTCAGCGTTGCATATCGTTTACGAG ATTTAAAGCCTAGTGAGAAAGGCTTGGACTGGCAGACAAGAAAACGTGTGGCTTTTGGTGCAGCTCATGGCTTGGAATATCTGCATGAGCACTGTAGTCCTAAAATTATACACCGAGATCTGAAGGCTGCGAACATCCTTTTGGATGACAATTTTGAAGCAGTTCTCTGTGATTTTGGACTAGCAAAACTTGTTGATCCAAGATTGACTCATGTTACAACCCATGTTCGTGGAACCATGGGACATATTGCACCAGAGTATCTCTCCACGGGAAAATCATCAGAGAAAACTGATGTTTTTGGATATGGTATAACACTTTTGGAACTTGTAACTGGCCAACGTGCAATAGATTTCTCTCGgcttgaagaggaagaggaTGTTCTGCTACTTGATCAT ATCAAGAAGTTACAGAGGGAGAAAAGGCTCCATGACATTGTGGACAGCAGCTTGAAGAGCTATGAGCCCAAAGAAGTTGAGATTATTGTTCAAGTGGCACTATTATGCACTCAGAGCTCACCAGAAGACCGTCCAAAGATGGCAGAAGTGGTAAACATGCTGCAAGGAGTGGGACTGGCTAAGAGATGGGAAGAGTGGGAGCAACTTGAAGTGATCCGTAATCAAGAGTATTCTGTTATTTACCAGTTTGCTTGGCCTGAAGATTCAACACATGATCCGGAGGCCATCCAATTGTCTGCAGCACGATAA